The following proteins are co-located in the Camarhynchus parvulus chromosome 19, STF_HiC, whole genome shotgun sequence genome:
- the LIMK1 gene encoding LIM domain kinase 1 isoform X2: MLAAVLRKSRVLSAGAKCCECGASLSHQYYEKDGRLYCKKDYWARFGELCHGCSEQITKGLVMVAGEQKYHPECFSCLNCRAFIGDGDTYALVERSKLYCGHCYYQMVVTPVIEQILPDSPASRIPHTVTLVSIPACSDGKRGFSVSIDQGCGTEHPRTVRVREVDPDCISPDMKNSIHVGDRILEINGTPIGHVPLDEIDLLIQETSRLLQLTIEHDPHEPLGQEPGLAGSPLPALCSPLRSPAPVPCGDPAAMRQRAVTRSCSTDKSPGSGSVGSPASQRKDIGRSESLRVVSRAHRIFRPSDLIHGEVLGKGCFGQAIKVTHRETGEVMVMKELIRFDEETQRTFLKEVKVMRCLEHPNVLKFIGVLYKEKRLNFITEYIKGGTLRSLIKSMDSHYPWSQRVSFAKDIAAGMAYLHSMNIIHRDLNSHNCLVRENKSVVVADFGLARLMVDEKNQPEHLKNLKKPDRKKRYTVVGNPYWMAPEMINGRSYDEKVDIFSFGIVLCEIIGRVSADPDYLPRTTDFGLNVRGFLERYCPPACPPSFFPIAVCCCDLDPEKRPSFAKLEQWLETLRMHLEIHLPLSSQLEQLDRAFGEAHRREGALPAAPR, from the exons ATGCTGGCGGCGGTGCTGAGGAAGAGCCGCGTCCTGAGCGCTGGAGCCAA GTGTTGCGAGTGCGGGGCCTCCCTGTCCCACCAGTACTACGAGAAGGATGGGCGCCTGTACTGCAAGAAGGATTACTGGGCACGCTTCGGGGAGCTGTGCCAcggctgctctgagcagatcACCAAGGGGCTGGTCATG GTGGCTGGGGAGCAGAAGTATCACCCCGAGTGCTTCAGCTGCCTCAACTGCCGCGCCTTCATCGGGGACGGGGACACGTACGCACTGGTGGAGCGCTCCAAGCTCTACTG CGGCCACTGCTACTACCAGATGGTGGTGACCCCGGTGATCGAGCAGATCCTGCCGGACTCGCCGGCCTCCCGCATCCCTCACACCGTCACCCTCGTGTCCATCCCCGCCTGCTCCGACGGCAAGCGCGGCTTCTCCGTCTCCATCGACCAGGGCTGCGGCACCGAGCACCCGCGCACTGTGCGCGTCCGAGA ggTAGACCCGGACTGCATCAGCCCTGACATGAAGAACTCCATCCATGTTGGTGACCGCATCCTGGAGATCAACGGGACCCCTATTGGCCACGTCCCCCTGGATGAG ATCGACCTGCTGATCCAGGAGACAAGCCGCCTGCTGCAGCTAACCATTGAGCACGACCCCCACGAGCCCCTGggccaggagccagggctggcaggcagcccCCTGCCCGCCCTGTGCAGCCCCCTGCGCTCACCAGCCCCCGTGCCCTGCGGGGACCCCGCTGCCATGCGCCAGCGCGCTGTCAC gaggagctgcagcacagacaagTCCCCGGGCTCGGGCTCCGTGGGCTCTCCCGCGTCCCAGCGCAAGGACATCGGGCGCTCCGAGTCCCTGCGCGTCGTGTCCCGCGCCCACCGCATCTTCCGCCCCTCGGACCTCATCCATGGAGAGGTGCTGGGCAAGGGCTGCTTCGGCCAGGCCATCAAG GTGACGCATCGGGAGACGGGCGAGGTGATGGTCATGAAGGAGCTGATTCGCTTCGATGAGGAGACCCAGAGGACATTCCTCAAAGAG GTGAAGGTGATGCGCTGCCTGGAGCACCCCAACGTGCTCAAGTTCATCGGAGTGCTCTACAAGGAGAAGAGACTCAACTTCATCACAGAGTACATCAAAGGGGGCACCTTAAGGAGCCTCATCAAGAGCATG gACAGCCACTACCCCTGGAGCCAGCGGGTCAGCTTTGCCAAGGACATCGCCGCTGGCATG GCCTACCTCCACTCCATGAACATCATCCATCGTGACCTCAACTCTCACAACTGCCTCGTGCGAGAG aACAAGAGTGTGGTGGTCGCTGACTTCGGGCTGGCGCGGCTGATGGTGGATGAGAAGAACCAGCCTGAACATCTCAAGAACCTGAAGAAACCGGACCGTAAGAAACGCTACACGGTGGTGGGGAACCCCTACTGGATGGCCCCTGAGATGATCAATG ggaggagctATGATGAGAAAGTGGATATCTTCTCCTTTGGCATCGTCCTGTGCGAG ATCATCGGCCGGGTGAGCGCTGACCCCGATTACCTGCCCCGCACCACCGACTTCGGCCTCAACGTCCGGGGCTTCCTGGAGCGCTACTGCCCCCCCGCCTGCCCCCCCAGCTTCTTCCCCATCGCCGTCTGCTGCTGCGACCTGGACCCCGAGAAGCG GCCGTCCTTCGCCAAGCTGGAGCAGTGGCTGGAGACGCTGCGCATGCACCTGGAGATCCACCTGCCGCTGAGCTcgcagctggagcagctggaccGAGCCTTCGGGGAGGCGCACCGGCGGGAGGgggcgctgcccgcggccccgcggTAG
- the LIMK1 gene encoding LIM domain kinase 1 isoform X1, whose protein sequence is MRLMLLCCTWRDEPMGEDEGSDLPVCASCGQGIYDGQYLQALKADWHADCFRCCECGASLSHQYYEKDGRLYCKKDYWARFGELCHGCSEQITKGLVMVAGEQKYHPECFSCLNCRAFIGDGDTYALVERSKLYCGHCYYQMVVTPVIEQILPDSPASRIPHTVTLVSIPACSDGKRGFSVSIDQGCGTEHPRTVRVREVDPDCISPDMKNSIHVGDRILEINGTPIGHVPLDEIDLLIQETSRLLQLTIEHDPHEPLGQEPGLAGSPLPALCSPLRSPAPVPCGDPAAMRQRAVTRSCSTDKSPGSGSVGSPASQRKDIGRSESLRVVSRAHRIFRPSDLIHGEVLGKGCFGQAIKVTHRETGEVMVMKELIRFDEETQRTFLKEVKVMRCLEHPNVLKFIGVLYKEKRLNFITEYIKGGTLRSLIKSMDSHYPWSQRVSFAKDIAAGMAYLHSMNIIHRDLNSHNCLVRENKSVVVADFGLARLMVDEKNQPEHLKNLKKPDRKKRYTVVGNPYWMAPEMINGRSYDEKVDIFSFGIVLCEIIGRVSADPDYLPRTTDFGLNVRGFLERYCPPACPPSFFPIAVCCCDLDPEKRPSFAKLEQWLETLRMHLEIHLPLSSQLEQLDRAFGEAHRREGALPAAPR, encoded by the exons ATGAGGTtgatgctgctgtgctgcacctgGAGGGACGAGCCTATGGGAGAGGACGAAG GGAGTGACCTGCCGGTGTGTGCGAGCTGTGGGCAGGGCATCTACGATGGGCAGTACCTGCAGGCACTGAAGGCTGACTGGCACGCCGACTGCTTCAG GTGTTGCGAGTGCGGGGCCTCCCTGTCCCACCAGTACTACGAGAAGGATGGGCGCCTGTACTGCAAGAAGGATTACTGGGCACGCTTCGGGGAGCTGTGCCAcggctgctctgagcagatcACCAAGGGGCTGGTCATG GTGGCTGGGGAGCAGAAGTATCACCCCGAGTGCTTCAGCTGCCTCAACTGCCGCGCCTTCATCGGGGACGGGGACACGTACGCACTGGTGGAGCGCTCCAAGCTCTACTG CGGCCACTGCTACTACCAGATGGTGGTGACCCCGGTGATCGAGCAGATCCTGCCGGACTCGCCGGCCTCCCGCATCCCTCACACCGTCACCCTCGTGTCCATCCCCGCCTGCTCCGACGGCAAGCGCGGCTTCTCCGTCTCCATCGACCAGGGCTGCGGCACCGAGCACCCGCGCACTGTGCGCGTCCGAGA ggTAGACCCGGACTGCATCAGCCCTGACATGAAGAACTCCATCCATGTTGGTGACCGCATCCTGGAGATCAACGGGACCCCTATTGGCCACGTCCCCCTGGATGAG ATCGACCTGCTGATCCAGGAGACAAGCCGCCTGCTGCAGCTAACCATTGAGCACGACCCCCACGAGCCCCTGggccaggagccagggctggcaggcagcccCCTGCCCGCCCTGTGCAGCCCCCTGCGCTCACCAGCCCCCGTGCCCTGCGGGGACCCCGCTGCCATGCGCCAGCGCGCTGTCAC gaggagctgcagcacagacaagTCCCCGGGCTCGGGCTCCGTGGGCTCTCCCGCGTCCCAGCGCAAGGACATCGGGCGCTCCGAGTCCCTGCGCGTCGTGTCCCGCGCCCACCGCATCTTCCGCCCCTCGGACCTCATCCATGGAGAGGTGCTGGGCAAGGGCTGCTTCGGCCAGGCCATCAAG GTGACGCATCGGGAGACGGGCGAGGTGATGGTCATGAAGGAGCTGATTCGCTTCGATGAGGAGACCCAGAGGACATTCCTCAAAGAG GTGAAGGTGATGCGCTGCCTGGAGCACCCCAACGTGCTCAAGTTCATCGGAGTGCTCTACAAGGAGAAGAGACTCAACTTCATCACAGAGTACATCAAAGGGGGCACCTTAAGGAGCCTCATCAAGAGCATG gACAGCCACTACCCCTGGAGCCAGCGGGTCAGCTTTGCCAAGGACATCGCCGCTGGCATG GCCTACCTCCACTCCATGAACATCATCCATCGTGACCTCAACTCTCACAACTGCCTCGTGCGAGAG aACAAGAGTGTGGTGGTCGCTGACTTCGGGCTGGCGCGGCTGATGGTGGATGAGAAGAACCAGCCTGAACATCTCAAGAACCTGAAGAAACCGGACCGTAAGAAACGCTACACGGTGGTGGGGAACCCCTACTGGATGGCCCCTGAGATGATCAATG ggaggagctATGATGAGAAAGTGGATATCTTCTCCTTTGGCATCGTCCTGTGCGAG ATCATCGGCCGGGTGAGCGCTGACCCCGATTACCTGCCCCGCACCACCGACTTCGGCCTCAACGTCCGGGGCTTCCTGGAGCGCTACTGCCCCCCCGCCTGCCCCCCCAGCTTCTTCCCCATCGCCGTCTGCTGCTGCGACCTGGACCCCGAGAAGCG GCCGTCCTTCGCCAAGCTGGAGCAGTGGCTGGAGACGCTGCGCATGCACCTGGAGATCCACCTGCCGCTGAGCTcgcagctggagcagctggaccGAGCCTTCGGGGAGGCGCACCGGCGGGAGGgggcgctgcccgcggccccgcggTAG